TCGTCACTTCAGCGGCAAAGAAATGATCGTTCGCGTAAAACAGATCGGCACCGAAGCGATAGACGATGAGATGCGGCGCGGTCATCGCACCCGGTTTCGTCGGCAGGAACTGCCAGCGTGCGTCGGGCGCGGCGGGCGTGAGGACCATCGTGTGCGGATGATAGCTATGGCGCACATGACGCAGCAGCGACAGCGCCACCGCCAGCAGAATGCCGTGCTCGACGCCCACCAGCACGACCGACGCCGCCGTAACGAGCGCCAGCAGAAATTCGCCCGGGCTTTCGGCGCGGATGTCGTTGAGGCTTTGCAGATTGACGAGGCCGATGGCGATCGTGAACACGATGGCCGCCAGCACGCAATGCGGCAGATAGCGCAGATAGTCGCTCAAAAACAGCAACACGACCGCGACTACGGCTGCGAAGAACAATTGCCCCAACTGGCTGCGCGTGCCGGCGCGCTCGGCCATGGCCGTCTGCGTGGGACTGCCGTTGACGACGAATGTGCCGGTCAGCGCCGCCGCTGCATTCGCCGCCGAAAGGCCGAGGATGTCGCTGTTGGTATCGACTTCCTCGCGATACTGCTGCGCGAACACGCGCGCTGCCGCCGCGCTCTGCGCGATGATCATCACGAAGCACGAGGCCGCGACCGGCACGAGATCGACACACTGCTGCCAACTGACGACGGGAAAGCGCAACGCGGGCAGGCCACCGGCAACAGGACCGAGCACCGCGATGCCGTGCGCCGCGAAATCGAACGCCTTGCTCGCCACGATGCTGCCGATCACCGCGATGAGCGGCATCGGCACGCGCGGCGCCACGCGTTTGCAGACGAGAATCGCGACGATCACGAGCAGGGCCACGCCGAGCGTCGGCGCGTGAAACTGCAGCGCATGCCGGACGAGGTACTCGAGCTGGGCAACGCTGTGCGACGCGGACCCGGGCATCGCGATGCCGGAGAGGTCGCCGAGCATCGCGATCGACACCTGCACGCCTACGCCCGCCAGGAAACCGACGAGCACCGTGCGCGACAGAAAGTCGGCAAGAAAGCCGAGCTTGAAAAGGCGCGCGAGCAGCAGAAGCGCGGCCGTCTGAAGTGCGACCATGCCCGCCAGCGCGATGTATTCGGCGCTGCCGGGCGCGGCCATCGACGAGAGGCGGCTCGCGAAGATTGTCGCCGTGGCCGAATCCGCCGCGACGACGAGATGTCGCGACGCCCCGAACAGCGCGAACGCGACGAGCGGCAGAAACGCGGTGTACAGGCCGGCCACCGGCGGCATGCCTGCGATGCGCGCGTAGCCGAGCACCTGCGGAATGTCCATCGACGCGAGCGAAACGCCGGCGAGCGCGTCGCGCAGCGCGGCGGCGCGGTTGATCGGGAGGATGCCTTTGAGGAGCCAGGCGCTCGCCGTCGGCTTGCGGTCGGAGTCTTGCATGCGGCGCACCGTGGTCGTGAGAAGCGAATCGTGCCCCAATGAATCCGCGCTGCCAAGGCTCCATTTGGCTAACGATAGAGCTGACGATAGAGCGACGATACGGCTAACGATAGAAAGCGACCGTCTGCCGCAAGCCTTCTTCCAGCGGCGTTTTCGGCAAACCGGGCAGCATCTGCGCGAGCGCCGGATCGTCGGGAAAGGATGTGGCGATCGGCAGCGGCGCGCCCGCAGCGTCGATGCGCGCGCCCGGCACGATGTCATCGAGTATGGCGATGACACGCTCCATCGGCGTGATGTCGCCGGCTAGCGTGAACGCGTGCGCGCCGTTGATCTCGCGGGTGAGCGCGAGTTCGTACGCGGCGGCGACGTTATCCGCGTAGACGAGTCCCGTCGCGCCCGTGAAGGGAATCGTGTAGGGCTCGCCGCGCGCGGCGGCACGGCATGCGAGGCTCGGCCCCGCGCTCGAACCCGTTTCCCGCCCCGCGCCGTACACGACGAGCGGCCGAAAACCGATGCTCGCGATACCGCGATCGTGCCAGTACGCGCGCGCCGAACCCTCGCACGCCAGCTTGAACGCGCCGTAATGCGTCAGCGGATAGGGCGTGGCGCCGTCGTCGGGGCCGAAGACGCCCGCGCTGCTCGCATAGAGCACGGAGCGCAGCCCGCACGCGATGGCCGCATCGAAGACATTCAGTGTGCCGGTGAGATTGATGTGCGCGCCGCGCACGGGATCGGCGGCGCACGCGGGCGTCAGCACGCCCGCCAGATGGATGACGCCGTCGCAGCCATCGAGCGCATGCGCGACATCGCGCGCTTCGCCGATATCGCCGGTCCGCCATTCGATCTCATCGGCGCGTTCCGGCGCGAGCGTCCGCACGAGACTCGCGTTCTCGCGCACGTCGAAGGCGCGCACTTGCATGCCGCGCGCGAGCAGCCGTCGCATCACCCACGCCGCCAGAAAACCGCTGCCGCCTGTCACCAGTACTCGCATGTCGTTTCCTCCGTTCGTCTCAAAAAAGAGCTTGGCTTGATCGTCATTTGTGGAATAGTATTCCAATATCAAAGTGAGTTCTACAGATAACACTTATTTCGATTCGTCGAGAGAAACGACGATGTCGAAGCGAGACGGAGCGGAGCAAGGATGGAGACATTGGAGAGTCTGGGCCAGAATGAAACGTTCGACGTCGTGGTCATCGGTGCGGGCGGGGCGGGCATGTCGGCGGCGCTCGTGGCGGCCATCGACGGCGCGCGCGTGCTGCTCGTCGAAAGCACGGAATACGTCGGCGGCACGACGGCCTATTCGGCGGGCACCACGTGGATGCCGGCGTCGCCGCACGCGGCGAGCGTCAATCGCGACGATACCGCCGCGAACGCCGAAGCCTTCCTGACGCGCGCAGTCGGCGAGCGCAGCGATGCCGCGATGCGTCGCGCATTTCTGGAAGCCGGTCCGCGAGCCGTGGCGCATCTCGAAGCGAACTCGGACGTGAAATATCGTGCGCGCCCGTTTCATCCCGATTATCTGTCCGAGATCGAAGGCTCGACGTTGCGTGGCCGCGCGCTGGAGCCGCTGCCGTTCGACGGCCGCAAGCTCGGCCGTGCGTTCGCGCTGATCCGTCCGCCGATTCCGGAATTCACCGTGCTGGGCGGCATGATGGTCGATCGCGACGACGTCGGGCATCTGCTTAACATGACGAAGTCGTTCGCATCGTTCGGACATGCGCTCAAGCTGCTCGCGCGTCACGCCCGCGACCGCATGAGCGCGCCGCGCGGCACGCGCCTCGTGATGGGCAACGCGCTGATCGGCCGGCTGCTGTTTTCGCTGCTCCAGCGCGGCGTGACGGTGCTGACCAACACGAAGGTCGAGGCGCTGCACACGGGCGCGAGCGGCGTCGAAGGCGTGACGCTCAGGCATGTGAACGAGCAGCGGCGCATCGGCGTGACGGGCGGCGTGATTCTCGCGAGCGGCGGCTTCAATCGACATCCGACGCGGCGTGGCGAGATGTTGCCCGGCGCCGATCCCGCGTGGTGTCCCGCCGCGCCCGGCCACACCGGCAGCGCGCAGGATCTGGCACTCGCGGCGGGTGCGCGTTTCGGCGATGGCGCGCTGTCCAACGCATTCTGGGCGCCGGTTTCCGTGCGCAGGCGCGCCGACGGCACCACGGCCGTGTTCCCGCACTTTTTGATGGATCGCGGCAAGCCGGGCATGATCGTCGTCGATAAAACGGGGCGGCGCTTTCTCAACGAGAACACGTCATATCACCTGTTTGGCATCGCGATGCAGGAAGCAAACCGCACGACGCCTTCCGTGCCCGCGTATCTCGTGACGGACGCGCAAGGTCTGCGCAAGTACGGCCTCGGCATGGTGCGTCCGGGCGGCAAGGGACTCGCGCCGTTTCTTGCGGACGGCTATCTGGTCGAAGGCAGCACGCTCGGCGAACTGGCGGGCAAACTCGGCATCGACGAAGCCGGGCTCGCGGATAGCGTCGCGCGCATCAATCGCTACGCGCAGACGGGCGTCGATACGGATTTTCAGCGCGGCACGACCGACTATCAGAACGCCAACGGCGACGCGAACTGGAGCGGCCCGAACAAGTGCCTCGGGCCGATCGGCGAGGCGCCGTTCTACGCGGTGCGGCTGTATCCGGGCGATATCGGCGCGGCGACCGGGCTCGTCACCGATACGAACGCGCGCGTGCTGGATCGCGCCGACCGGCCGATCGGCGGCCTCTATGCGTGCGGCAACGACATGCAGTCCGTAATGGGCGGCGTCTATCCCGGTCCGGGCATCACGCTCGGACCCGGACTCGCGTTCGGCTATCTCGCGGCGCGGCATGCGACGGCGCGTGGCCGGACGCCGCAAGCCGCGTTGCCGGACGCGCGCGACGACGCATTCACTCTGCCGCTCGACATCCCAACACACGCGCACGCCAAATGAAGCCCGATCCGGTTCTCGAATGCGATGTCCTCGTGCTGGGCTCAGGCGCAGGCGGCCTCTCGACCGCCGTCACGGCGGCGACGCAGGGTTTGTCGGTGCTCGTCTGCGAGAAGGAAGACGTGTTCGGCGGCACGACCGCGTGGTCGGGCGGCTGGATGTGGATTCCGCGCAATCCGCTCGCGGCGCGCGCGGGCATCGTCGAAGATGAGGAAACGCCGCGCACGTATCTCAAAAGCGAACTCGGCGCGCACTTCGACGCCGTCAAGGTCGATGCGCTCATCGAGCACGGTCCGCGCATGGTCGACTTTTTCGAGCGCAATACGTCGATGCGCTTTATCGACGGCAATCGCATTCCCGATTTCCACACCACGCCGGGCGCGGCGAACGGCGGCCGCTCCGTCTGCGCGATGCCGTTCGACGGCCGCGCGCTCGGCCCGCTCATCCACAAACTGCGCGAGCCGCTTGCCGAAATGACGATCAAGGGCATGGCGATCGCATCCGGTCAGGATCTCGCGCATTTTCTGAACGCGACGCGCAGTGTGAAATCGGCGTGGCACGTGACGAAGCGCTTCGCCACGTTCGCGTGGCATAAGCTGCGTCACGGCCGCTCGATGCATCTCGTGAACGGCAATGCGCTCGTCGCGCGGCTGTTGAAATCCGCGGCGGATCGCGGCGTCGGTCTGCGCACGCGGGCACAAGCCGTGTCGTTGACGCGCGAAGGCGAGCGGGTGACGGGCGCGCGCGTCGAGATCGACGGCGTGATGCACGACATACGCGCGCGGCGCGGCGTCGTGCTCGCGTGCGGCGGTTATCCGCACGATGCGAAGCGT
This portion of the Caballeronia insecticola genome encodes:
- a CDS encoding FAD-dependent oxidoreductase; translated protein: METLESLGQNETFDVVVIGAGGAGMSAALVAAIDGARVLLVESTEYVGGTTAYSAGTTWMPASPHAASVNRDDTAANAEAFLTRAVGERSDAAMRRAFLEAGPRAVAHLEANSDVKYRARPFHPDYLSEIEGSTLRGRALEPLPFDGRKLGRAFALIRPPIPEFTVLGGMMVDRDDVGHLLNMTKSFASFGHALKLLARHARDRMSAPRGTRLVMGNALIGRLLFSLLQRGVTVLTNTKVEALHTGASGVEGVTLRHVNEQRRIGVTGGVILASGGFNRHPTRRGEMLPGADPAWCPAAPGHTGSAQDLALAAGARFGDGALSNAFWAPVSVRRRADGTTAVFPHFLMDRGKPGMIVVDKTGRRFLNENTSYHLFGIAMQEANRTTPSVPAYLVTDAQGLRKYGLGMVRPGGKGLAPFLADGYLVEGSTLGELAGKLGIDEAGLADSVARINRYAQTGVDTDFQRGTTDYQNANGDANWSGPNKCLGPIGEAPFYAVRLYPGDIGAATGLVTDTNARVLDRADRPIGGLYACGNDMQSVMGGVYPGPGITLGPGLAFGYLAARHATARGRTPQAALPDARDDAFTLPLDIPTHAHAK
- a CDS encoding NAD-dependent epimerase/dehydratase family protein, translated to MRVLVTGGSGFLAAWVMRRLLARGMQVRAFDVRENASLVRTLAPERADEIEWRTGDIGEARDVAHALDGCDGVIHLAGVLTPACAADPVRGAHINLTGTLNVFDAAIACGLRSVLYASSAGVFGPDDGATPYPLTHYGAFKLACEGSARAYWHDRGIASIGFRPLVVYGAGRETGSSAGPSLACRAAARGEPYTIPFTGATGLVYADNVAAAYELALTREINGAHAFTLAGDITPMERVIAILDDIVPGARIDAAGAPLPIATSFPDDPALAQMLPGLPKTPLEEGLRQTVAFYR
- a CDS encoding SulP family inorganic anion transporter; this translates as MQDSDRKPTASAWLLKGILPINRAAALRDALAGVSLASMDIPQVLGYARIAGMPPVAGLYTAFLPLVAFALFGASRHLVVAADSATATIFASRLSSMAAPGSAEYIALAGMVALQTAALLLLARLFKLGFLADFLSRTVLVGFLAGVGVQVSIAMLGDLSGIAMPGSASHSVAQLEYLVRHALQFHAPTLGVALLVIVAILVCKRVAPRVPMPLIAVIGSIVASKAFDFAAHGIAVLGPVAGGLPALRFPVVSWQQCVDLVPVAASCFVMIIAQSAAAARVFAQQYREEVDTNSDILGLSAANAAAALTGTFVVNGSPTQTAMAERAGTRSQLGQLFFAAVVAVVLLFLSDYLRYLPHCVLAAIVFTIAIGLVNLQSLNDIRAESPGEFLLALVTAASVVLVGVEHGILLAVALSLLRHVRHSYHPHTMVLTPAAPDARWQFLPTKPGAMTAPHLIVYRFGADLFYANDHFFAAEVTKLVDTASDGLRHFIVDAGAITDLDYSAARTIGELVETLRDRGVVVSFGRVNRFLRGDMDRHGLTQVLGEANVFATLHEALAYAGVNPVTHEPNTL